The DNA segment CCTCGAACGCGGGGTGAGTCCGGAACAGCTCGCCGAAGCCGTCGGTCCGCACACCGCGCTCGTCGTGCTCGGCCACGTGTCCTACCGCTCCGCCTTCGTCGCCGACGTGCCCGAACTCACGCGCATCGCCCACGACGCGGGCGCACTCGTGCTGTGGGACCTCTGCCACTCGGCCGGCTCCGTGCCGGTGCACGCCGATCGGTGGGGATTCGACCTCGCCGTCGGATGCACGTACAAGTACCTCAACGGCGGGCCCGGCTCGCCGGCGTTCGCCTACGTGCGCGAAGACCTGCACGGCGTGCTCCAGCAGCCCGTCCAGGGCTGGTTCGGCACCGCCGACCTGTTCGCCATGGGCCCCGACTACGTTCCCGCGCCGGGCATCCGTCGCTTCGTCAGCGGCACCGCGCCCATCACGGCCATGATCGCGATGCAGGAGACCCTGGCGATGATCGAGGACGTCGGGATGGACGCGATCCGGGCGAAGTCGATCGCGCTGACCTCGTACGCGATCGATGTGGCCGACGAGTGGCTCGCACCGCTCGGCGTCACCGTCGCCTCACCCCGAGACCCCGGGGAACGCGGCGGGCACGTGATCCTCCAGCACGATGCGATGCGCGAGGTGACCGCCCGGCTCTGGCAGCGCGACGTGATCCCCGACTATCGCGACGTCGGCGGACTGCGCGTCGGGCTCGCACCGCTCTCGACGAGCTTCGAGGAGGTCCACCGCGGGCTGGACGTCACGCGCGAGGTGCTGCGCGAGGTGCTCGCGGAGCGCGCGGGGCTGGGGTAGCGGACGCGGTGGTCGGCGCGGGAACGGCGCGTAGCACGCGATGCACCCCTCGGCAATCCCTCCGGCGTGATCACGCGACCGGAACACGGCGCGCGTAGCATGGCCGCACACGCGAGACCGATGGAAGGGATGTTTCCATGACGGATGCGACGGACAAGAAGATCGACGACCTCGACGACCGCGTCGAGGAGGCCGTCGAGAACGCGAAGGCCGCAGCGGATGCCGCAGCCGACGAGGCGGGCGACCGGCTCGCGGACCTCGCCGACGCCGCGAGCCACACGATCGGCACGGCGACGGCCGCGGCCTCCGAGGCCGCGAACAAGGCGACCGCCGCGGCATCCGATACCGCGAGCCAAGCGAAGGCGCTCGCCGCCGACGCGATGGACGACGCCGGCGAGTTCATCGACGATGCGGCCGACTGGATCGAGGAGAAGTACCGCGACAACCCCGCGCTCGTGCTCGGCATCGCCGCCGCGGTCGGCGCGGTGCTGCTCGTGGGCATCGGCGCGATCATCCGGGCCATCACGCGCGACTGACGCGACACCGGCGGGGCGATGCCGCCGGCCCGCGCCCGCCGACCCGCGCCCGCCCGCCGGCGCGGGCTCAACCCAGCGCGGGGAGCCGGGCGAACTCGTCGGCGAGCGTGCTCGCCACCACGTCGGTCGGTCGGGTAGCGCCGCAGCGCGGCAGGTCCGGCCACGACGCCGCGGCCGGACCCGTGGGGGCCCGGCCGCGGCATCCGCTCGACCCGACCGATCAGGCCGCGGCCGCCGCGAGACGGCTCCGGTGGTTCACCCGGTGTCCGACCCAGAAGCCGATCGCGATGAGCCCACCGAGCCCGGCGCCGAGCATCCACGGTGCGAGCGAGGGCACCACGCCCGAGGCTCCGGCCTCGAGCTCGGCGGACCCGGCGGCCAGCTCCGCGGTGCCGTCCGCGAGTTCGGCCGAGCCCGCCGAGAGGTCTGCGGTACCGGCCGCGAGGGTCGCCGACCCGTCGGCGAGCTCCGAGGCCCCGGCCGAGAGCGTTCCGAGACCCGATGCGAGCGAGTTCGCCCCGCTCGAGAGCGTCGAGGTTCCGGTCGCGAGGCCGGCCGCTCCGGAGTCGAGTCGCGCCGCACCCGCGTCGAGGTTCGACGCGCCCGCCTCGAGGGATGCCGCACCGCTCGCGAGCGACCGGGTTCCCGACGCGAGCGACCCCGCGCCGTCGGCGAGCGACCTCGTGCTGCCCGCGAGCGCGCCCGCGCCGTCGCGCAGCTTGGCGAGACCGCCGCTGAGTTCGGCGGCTCCCGCGGCGAGCGCGGGTGCGCCGCGCGACGGGTCGGCGATCGCGACCGTGCCGGGCCACTGCTTCGATGCGTCGCCGTGCACGAGCCCCGCGATCCCCGCGGAGACCTGGTCCACGCCGCCCGACGCGGCGATGAGGCCGCCGGCCAGTCGGGGCGCGCTCGCGGCCGGCGCCGCGAGCCCGGTGACCTGGTCGCGAACGCCCGCGGCGAGCGCCGCGAGGCCCTGCAGCGACGCGTCGTCCGGGGAGGCCGCGGCGAGCTGCGCGAGCGCGTCGGCGAGGCGCGAGGCGTTGCCGGGTGCGGTCGCGGCGGTCGACTCGAGAGCCGGGCCGGCCTGGGCCAGCGCTGAGACCTCGGGCGTGATGCCGCCGGCGAGCTGGCCCCGGAACGCCTCGACCCGCGCGAGCACGCCCTTCGCGTAGGCATCCGCTCCCGTGACGCCCGCGGCGAGCGTCGCGCTCTTGTCGGCGAGCGTGGCCGCGCCCTCGGCGGCCGCGGCCGCCTTGTCGTGGAGCGTGCCGGCACCTCCGGCCAGGCGCGAAGCGCCGACCGAGACATCCGTCGCGCCCGACGCGGCCGATGCGGCCCCCGAGCTGAGGTCGGCGGCACCGGATGCCGCGGACGACGCGCCGAGCGCGAGCGACGCTGCTCCGTCGGCCAGGGTGCGGGCCCCGTTCGACGCCGAGCGCGCACCCGCGACGAGGCGTTCCGCACCGGCATCCGCGCTCGCCGCCCCCTCGTCGATGCGAGCGGCGCCGTCGGCGACGCTGCCCGCGCCCTCGGCGACCTCGGATGCGCCGGCCGCGACCGCCTGCGAGCCGTCGTCGACGCGCTCCGTGCCGGCACCGAGCTGCCCTGCACCGTCCGCGATGCGGGACGTCGTGGTGACGTAGAGGAAGACCATCGCGGCCAGCAGGACGCTGAGCACGGTCACGGTGATGCGCATGCCGAGGCCGTGCGCATGGGTGTGGGAACTCGTCATCGAGCACTCCAGTTCGGTCGTGCCTGCGGGCAGGCGTGATGAAGGGACTCACGACCCCGTCGCAACGACCCGGGGCGGAACGGAGGGCGGAACGTCGGGCGGAACCTGGAGCGGACCTGCGGGTGCGTCGTCGTCGACGTGCCCGAGGGGACGGAACGTGAGTGCCGCGAATGTAG comes from the Agromyces marinus genome and includes:
- a CDS encoding kynureninase, which produces MDPLLAYARRQDRADGLAHLRARFVGADTDLVYFDGNSLGRPPAGAIERVERFLREDWGGRLIRGWDESWLNLPYEIGDRIGRAVIEAKAGQTVIGDSTTVLLYKLARAAVDAQVARDPQRREIVIDRDNFPTDRYVIEGIAGERGCRVRWIDVDLERGVSPEQLAEAVGPHTALVVLGHVSYRSAFVADVPELTRIAHDAGALVLWDLCHSAGSVPVHADRWGFDLAVGCTYKYLNGGPGSPAFAYVREDLHGVLQQPVQGWFGTADLFAMGPDYVPAPGIRRFVSGTAPITAMIAMQETLAMIEDVGMDAIRAKSIALTSYAIDVADEWLAPLGVTVASPRDPGERGGHVILQHDAMREVTARLWQRDVIPDYRDVGGLRVGLAPLSTSFEEVHRGLDVTREVLREVLAERAGLG